The Dehalococcoidales bacterium genome has a segment encoding these proteins:
- a CDS encoding ammonium transporter — protein MGIFASVIRPFSSRANTGSSGGLFGPIINPIARWLNAGTTRRDAWTRRGLVIAVMLVLMFSSFWLVPHYAFAADSNGADTIADNPNMAVNMAWTLITGFLVWFMQLGFAFLGAGLIRSKNNVNYWTKSFMDFCISSIGFWAFGFALMFGGSNLFSGLDQGNSIIGYSGFFLSGSSYDVSTIMMWFFQMCFMATACTIVAGAVAERMKITGYLAYAFILGAIVYPIFGKWVWGGGWLSTLQIMGVTGVKDFAGSGVVHMVGGLAAFIGAAMVGPRIGKFNKDGTPNAIKGHNLPFVVIGTFILFFGWFGFNPGSTLAATDLRISVIAANTFLAGVTGAVVALYWTFAKTGKMDIIMGCNGCLVGLVAITAPCAYVAPWASVVIGALAVPVMFFFSYLVERVFKVDDAVGAVPVHFGGGIFGLLCVGIFADGTYGGVEGLITGHAGQLVLQLVDIAALVIWVGVTMTITFWLIKKTIGLRASRKEELEGLDLPEHGIQAYPADDVPAVAGVPGKAFYKADEM, from the coding sequence ATGGGAATTTTTGCGTCTGTTATCCGACCATTTTCCAGCCGGGCGAACACCGGCTCCTCCGGCGGGCTCTTCGGGCCCATCATCAACCCCATAGCCAGATGGCTCAATGCCGGCACAACGCGCCGGGACGCCTGGACAAGGAGAGGGCTGGTCATCGCCGTGATGCTGGTGCTGATGTTCTCCTCGTTCTGGCTGGTCCCCCACTACGCTTTTGCCGCCGACTCCAACGGGGCGGACACCATCGCGGATAATCCGAACATGGCGGTCAACATGGCCTGGACGCTCATCACCGGCTTCCTGGTCTGGTTCATGCAGCTGGGCTTCGCCTTCCTGGGCGCCGGCCTGATACGCTCCAAGAACAATGTAAACTACTGGACCAAGAGCTTCATGGACTTTTGTATTTCATCCATAGGTTTCTGGGCTTTCGGTTTCGCCTTGATGTTCGGGGGCTCCAATTTATTCTCCGGCCTCGACCAGGGCAACAGCATTATCGGCTACTCCGGATTTTTCCTTTCCGGCAGCAGCTATGACGTTTCCACGATTATGATGTGGTTCTTCCAGATGTGCTTCATGGCCACCGCCTGCACCATCGTGGCCGGTGCCGTGGCGGAGAGGATGAAGATTACCGGCTACCTGGCTTACGCCTTCATCCTAGGCGCCATCGTGTACCCCATATTCGGCAAATGGGTGTGGGGCGGCGGCTGGCTGAGCACGCTGCAAATAATGGGAGTCACCGGCGTCAAGGACTTCGCCGGTTCCGGTGTGGTACACATGGTGGGCGGCCTGGCGGCCTTTATCGGGGCGGCCATGGTAGGCCCGCGCATAGGGAAATTTAACAAGGACGGCACACCCAACGCCATCAAAGGGCATAACCTGCCGTTCGTGGTTATAGGCACTTTCATCCTGTTCTTCGGGTGGTTCGGGTTCAACCCGGGCAGCACCCTGGCAGCCACGGATTTACGCATATCGGTCATCGCGGCCAACACCTTCCTGGCCGGTGTTACCGGCGCGGTGGTGGCGTTATACTGGACCTTCGCCAAGACCGGCAAAATGGACATTATCATGGGCTGCAACGGGTGTCTGGTGGGCCTGGTAGCGATTACCGCCCCCTGCGCTTACGTGGCGCCCTGGGCTTCCGTAGTGATAGGCGCTCTGGCAGTACCGGTGATGTTCTTCTTCTCTTACCTGGTAGAGAGGGTATTCAAGGTAGATGACGCGGTAGGCGCGGTACCGGTGCACTTCGGCGGAGGCATCTTCGGGCTGCTGTGCGTCGGCATCTTCGCGGACGGCACTTACGGCGGCGTCGAAGGGCTCATCACCGGTCACGCGGGCCAGCTGGTACTGCAGCTGGTGGACATCGCGGCGCTGGTTATCTGGGTAGGCGTTACCATGACCATCACCTTCTGGCTAATCAAGAAGACCATAGGTCTGCGCGCCAGCCGGAAAGAAGAGCTGGAAGGGCTGGACCTGCCCGAGCACGGTATACAGGCTTATCCCGCGGATGACGTACCCGCAGTAGCCGGCGTTCCCGGCAAGGCTTTCTACAAAGCGGACGAAATGTAA
- a CDS encoding helix-turn-helix domain-containing protein has product MPTLEQVWRAMPRGTDLVTGDFGIYNEVSWVVTLRPTPPGFDRLRGKELALVDAATARGLGITLAYLITSLSEQGASALGILGEGLPAAMEMVNGYKIPVMQLPPESDLTALEGQLTTLIREEKERLYQREQELTKELMELALAGRGIDVILQKLKELTGRTIMLLDLDFAPRSPNGNHKFSDVQSTLTRLFHTAPSSIVGLKLANGFSGFLSPITGKQGAEGYLLIIAPTGEIQEADRVTAKVGALSLAIEISRQQAVEDVEDKFQVEMVESLLNGDLPPAAVNERAERLGLDLSRSYAVMVVQIADVNLKGTVVTRKATALFSKALCHCRTNSLIILYPVAADTAAEDLRRLGQEAAQKLAGYLGAKVSLGIGRAYTGAAGLRTSFQEAERSLAVGKRLFGEGSTSFFGDLGVYRLLLSIGPDELKSFYQDAIGLLAEYDLEHEGELLQTLEATLRYPTLAETAKVLHVHRNTLLYRLQRIQEIASLNLDDGETRLKLHLALRAGEVIRAA; this is encoded by the coding sequence ATGCCCACCCTGGAACAGGTATGGCGCGCCATGCCCCGGGGAACGGACCTGGTGACCGGGGACTTCGGCATCTACAACGAGGTAAGCTGGGTGGTAACCTTGAGGCCCACGCCGCCCGGCTTCGACCGGCTGCGCGGTAAAGAACTGGCACTGGTGGACGCGGCTACCGCCCGCGGGCTGGGCATCACGCTGGCCTACCTGATTACCTCCCTTTCCGAGCAGGGCGCCAGCGCGCTGGGCATACTGGGGGAAGGGCTCCCGGCCGCCATGGAAATGGTCAACGGCTACAAGATACCGGTGATGCAGCTGCCGCCGGAGAGCGACCTGACCGCCCTGGAGGGGCAGCTCACCACGTTAATCAGGGAGGAAAAAGAGCGCCTCTACCAGCGGGAACAGGAACTGACCAAGGAGCTGATGGAGCTGGCGCTGGCGGGGCGGGGCATCGACGTAATATTACAGAAACTGAAGGAACTGACCGGGCGCACCATCATGCTGCTCGACCTGGACTTTGCCCCGCGTTCCCCTAACGGTAACCATAAATTCAGCGATGTGCAGTCGACGCTGACCCGGCTTTTTCATACCGCGCCGTCGTCAATCGTCGGTTTGAAGCTGGCCAACGGTTTTTCCGGATTTTTAAGCCCCATCACCGGCAAACAGGGGGCGGAGGGCTATCTGCTGATTATCGCGCCCACCGGGGAGATACAGGAAGCCGACCGCGTCACGGCCAAGGTGGGGGCTTTATCCCTGGCCATCGAGATTTCACGCCAGCAAGCGGTGGAGGACGTGGAAGACAAGTTCCAGGTGGAAATGGTGGAGTCGCTTTTAAACGGCGACCTTCCCCCCGCCGCCGTCAACGAACGGGCGGAACGCCTGGGGCTGGACCTATCCCGGAGCTACGCCGTGATGGTAGTGCAAATAGCGGACGTCAATCTAAAAGGGACGGTGGTCACCAGAAAGGCGACGGCGCTTTTCAGCAAGGCTTTGTGCCACTGCCGCACCAATTCACTGATAATTCTTTACCCGGTGGCGGCGGACACAGCGGCGGAGGATTTGCGGCGCCTCGGGCAGGAGGCCGCGCAAAAACTGGCGGGCTACCTGGGGGCGAAAGTATCACTGGGCATAGGGCGGGCATATACCGGGGCGGCGGGGCTGCGCACCTCTTTCCAGGAGGCGGAGCGCTCCCTGGCGGTGGGGAAAAGGCTGTTCGGGGAGGGCTCGACGAGCTTCTTCGGCGACCTGGGCGTTTACCGGCTGCTGCTTTCCATCGGCCCCGACGAGCTGAAGAGCTTTTACCAGGACGCCATCGGCCTTTTGGCGGAATACGACCTGGAGCACGAGGGAGAGCTGTTACAGACGCTGGAAGCGACCCTGCGCTACCCCACCCTGGCCGAGACGGCCAAAGTCCTCCATGTCCACCGCAATACCCTGCTCTACCGTTTACAGCGCATACAGGAAATCGCCAGCCTGAACCTGGACGACGGCGAAACAAGGCTGAAGCTGCACCTGGCGCTGCGGGCCGGCGAAGTAATCCGCGCCGCCTAG
- the glnA gene encoding type I glutamate--ammonia ligase, translating into MTDNERTANEGIIKDLEEKGVRFVYLQFSDILGVVKSVTIPIEELADSIEHGKWFDGSSVEGFVRVLESDMYLKPDLSTITLLPWEQDGEPAARVVGSVLTPEGKLFPGDSRTVLIKATEAAAALDYRFYVAPELEFYLFSPKENGQVVPLTQDQGGYFDLSTGLSASIRKEMVHVLREMSVRVETSHHELGAGQHEIDFAPEDALKNADSIITARYTIKAIAQRHGLSVTFMPKPFEKLEGSGLHVPMSLMNISTGKNAFSDAKDEYGLSETARYFLAGLLYHARGMCAILNPLVNSYKRLVRGFEAPVYITWARVNRSALIRVPKVNPQKLNTTRLEIRNPDPSCNPYLGYTTMLACGLHGIKEKLSLPPPVEENLFTFDEEELRRRQIVSLPETLGEALDELQKDTVIREALGDMLFSKFLDAKRREWREYCQHVTPWERDNYLGVW; encoded by the coding sequence ATGACGGACAACGAGAGGACCGCGAACGAGGGAATCATTAAAGACCTGGAGGAAAAGGGGGTACGCTTCGTGTACCTCCAGTTCAGCGATATTCTCGGGGTAGTCAAGAGCGTCACCATTCCTATCGAAGAGCTGGCCGACAGCATCGAACACGGCAAGTGGTTCGACGGCTCCTCGGTGGAGGGGTTCGTCCGCGTACTGGAAAGCGACATGTACCTCAAGCCGGACCTCTCCACGATAACGCTGCTGCCGTGGGAGCAGGACGGCGAACCGGCGGCCAGGGTGGTGGGCTCGGTGCTTACCCCGGAGGGAAAGCTTTTTCCCGGCGATTCCCGCACGGTGCTGATTAAAGCCACCGAGGCGGCGGCGGCGCTGGACTACCGTTTTTACGTGGCCCCGGAGCTGGAGTTCTACCTGTTTTCCCCTAAAGAAAACGGCCAGGTGGTGCCGCTGACGCAGGACCAGGGCGGCTACTTCGACCTTTCCACCGGGCTTTCCGCTTCCATCCGGAAAGAAATGGTACACGTTTTACGCGAGATGTCCGTGCGGGTGGAGACCAGCCATCACGAGCTGGGGGCGGGGCAGCATGAAATAGACTTCGCCCCGGAGGACGCGCTGAAAAACGCGGACAGTATCATCACCGCCCGCTATACGATTAAAGCCATCGCGCAGAGGCACGGGCTGTCCGTTACCTTCATGCCCAAGCCCTTTGAAAAACTGGAGGGCAGCGGCCTGCATGTACCGATGAGCCTGATGAACATCAGCACCGGTAAAAACGCTTTTTCCGATGCTAAAGACGAATACGGCCTTTCCGAGACGGCCCGCTACTTTCTGGCCGGCCTGCTCTACCACGCCCGCGGCATGTGCGCCATCCTCAACCCGCTGGTAAACTCCTACAAGAGGCTGGTAAGGGGTTTCGAGGCGCCGGTATATATTACCTGGGCCAGGGTCAACCGCTCGGCGCTGATACGGGTGCCCAAGGTGAACCCGCAAAAGCTCAATACCACCCGGCTGGAAATAAGGAACCCGGACCCCTCCTGCAATCCCTACCTGGGCTACACGACGATGCTGGCCTGCGGGCTGCACGGAATCAAAGAAAAGCTCTCCCTGCCGCCGCCGGTGGAGGAAAACCTCTTCACCTTCGACGAGGAAGAGCTGCGGCGGCGGCAAATCGTCAGCCTGCCGGAAACACTCGGCGAAGCGCTGGACGAACTACAGAAAGACACGGTCATCAGAGAAGCACTCGGCGATATGCTTTTTTCCAAATTCCTGGACGCCAAGCGGCGCGAATGGCGGGAATACTGCCAGCATGTCACTCCCTGGGAAAGGGATAACTACCTGGGGGTGTGGTAA
- a CDS encoding SDR family oxidoreductase, translating into MDLKGKVALITGGGSGLGTAIAQRFVKDGAKVCITGRRREKLEQAAKTMAKGAVLICQGDVSKDEDAKRMVAETVKWGGKLDILVNNAASDVKGRLADLAPDDWRKVIDINLTGPFLLMHEAIPEMIKNGGGSIINIASLGGTRCLPACPAYNTAKAGLIMLSQQAALDYGPYKIRVNAVCPGGIDTELLDEMILPLAKALKTDKQGGLDYFSHNVPLRRVSKPEEITGVCTFLASEESSFMTGAALLIDGGAAIVDVSGAAVTDAGIQ; encoded by the coding sequence ATGGACCTCAAAGGCAAAGTGGCGCTCATCACCGGCGGCGGCAGCGGACTGGGGACGGCCATCGCGCAGCGTTTCGTCAAAGACGGCGCTAAAGTCTGCATTACCGGCCGCCGGCGCGAAAAGCTGGAACAGGCGGCCAAAACGATGGCGAAAGGAGCGGTGCTCATCTGCCAGGGAGACGTCTCCAAAGACGAGGACGCCAAACGGATGGTGGCGGAGACGGTAAAGTGGGGCGGCAAGCTGGACATACTGGTCAATAACGCCGCATCCGACGTCAAGGGCAGGCTGGCCGACCTGGCGCCGGACGACTGGCGCAAGGTAATTGATATCAACCTCACCGGGCCCTTCCTGCTGATGCACGAGGCCATCCCGGAAATGATAAAAAACGGCGGCGGCTCCATCATCAACATCGCCTCGCTGGGCGGCACGCGCTGCCTGCCCGCCTGCCCCGCCTACAACACCGCCAAGGCCGGACTTATCATGCTTTCCCAGCAGGCGGCGCTGGACTACGGCCCCTATAAGATAAGGGTCAACGCGGTCTGCCCCGGCGGCATCGATACCGAGTTGCTCGATGAAATGATTCTCCCGCTGGCCAAGGCGCTGAAAACAGACAAGCAGGGCGGGCTGGACTACTTTTCCCATAACGTGCCGCTGCGGCGCGTATCCAAACCGGAAGAAATCACCGGCGTCTGCACCTTCCTGGCCAGTGAAGAATCATCTTTCATGACCGGGGCGGCGCTGCTCATCGACGGAGGGGCGGCGATAGTGGACGTTTCCGGCGCGGCGGTCACCGACGCCGGCATTCAATAA
- a CDS encoding DUF169 domain-containing protein — MAAKKQDFSVLDQFNFEYKPVGIKFMISRPKGIARISKELNMCEMLKEAQAGNAFYVAPEDWVCVGVEQMILGMKDPESLLVSGAFGGEEGLFKGDNACRAMYDYLPRLPKGSVQYMAFAPVDKLTFDPDLVVLTADINQAQTLLRSINYSTGQPFASKATPVVACAWIYVYPVVSGELNYFITGLGLGMQALNIFPPGLFLISVPFQRIPTMLANLNEMGNNPTSGPGPGGPAHRKRVNQMMEEMRKKIKE, encoded by the coding sequence GTGGCAGCAAAGAAACAGGACTTTTCCGTACTCGATCAATTCAACTTCGAGTACAAACCGGTGGGCATCAAGTTCATGATATCCCGGCCCAAGGGCATAGCGCGGATAAGCAAAGAGCTGAATATGTGCGAGATGCTCAAGGAAGCCCAGGCAGGCAACGCTTTTTACGTGGCGCCGGAGGACTGGGTCTGCGTGGGCGTGGAGCAGATGATATTGGGCATGAAAGACCCGGAGTCGCTGCTGGTCAGCGGGGCGTTCGGGGGGGAGGAGGGGCTTTTCAAGGGCGACAATGCCTGCCGCGCCATGTACGATTACCTTCCCCGCCTGCCGAAAGGCTCGGTGCAGTACATGGCTTTCGCGCCGGTGGACAAGCTCACCTTCGACCCCGATTTGGTGGTGCTGACGGCGGACATCAACCAGGCGCAAACGCTGCTGCGCTCCATCAACTACTCCACCGGGCAGCCCTTCGCCAGCAAAGCCACGCCGGTGGTGGCCTGCGCCTGGATTTACGTTTATCCCGTGGTCAGCGGCGAGCTGAACTATTTCATCACCGGGCTGGGCCTGGGCATGCAGGCGCTGAATATCTTCCCGCCGGGCTTATTCCTGATTTCCGTGCCGTTCCAGCGCATCCCGACTATGCTGGCCAACCTTAACGAGATGGGCAATAACCCGACCTCCGGGCCGGGACCGGGCGGCCCCGCCCACCGCAAACGCGTCAACCAGATGATGGAGGAAATGAGGAAGAAGATAAAGGAGTAA
- a CDS encoding SDR family oxidoreductase translates to MERKMLEGKVAVVTGARRGIGRAVALTLAGAGADLVLADTVADDGRLDKVASEIGRLNRGALAVRVDISSKSDVAEMVRLAVARFGKIDILVNCAGVWLPGQNLIDTPEENWDKVIDTNLKGTYFCCREVGRVMAARGSGNIVNLSSQVGLNPGTGGGAYSISKAGIIMLTRQLALELAANHIRVNALAPGIVKTDFNKNLWQNAAGAQQMGQMVPLGRLAEPEDIARAALFLASDDSSYITGVVLPVDGGWQVSPPPRPAK, encoded by the coding sequence ATGGAGCGAAAAATGCTGGAAGGCAAGGTAGCCGTCGTTACGGGGGCCCGGCGGGGCATCGGTAGGGCGGTCGCTTTAACGCTGGCCGGAGCGGGGGCCGACCTCGTGCTCGCGGACACTGTCGCCGACGATGGCCGGCTGGATAAAGTCGCCTCGGAAATCGGCCGCCTCAACCGCGGCGCGCTGGCTGTTCGGGTGGATATATCCAGTAAATCTGATGTGGCGGAAATGGTGCGTTTGGCCGTCGCGCGCTTTGGTAAAATAGATATCCTGGTGAACTGCGCCGGCGTCTGGCTGCCCGGCCAGAATCTGATTGATACCCCGGAGGAAAACTGGGACAAGGTTATCGATACCAACCTTAAAGGGACCTATTTCTGCTGCCGGGAGGTGGGACGGGTCATGGCGGCGCGGGGCAGCGGCAATATCGTTAATCTGTCGTCGCAGGTAGGGCTGAACCCGGGCACCGGGGGCGGCGCTTACTCTATCTCCAAGGCGGGGATTATCATGCTTACCCGGCAGCTGGCCCTGGAGCTGGCGGCTAACCATATCCGCGTCAACGCCCTGGCGCCGGGTATCGTCAAAACGGACTTTAATAAAAACCTGTGGCAAAATGCGGCCGGCGCGCAGCAGATGGGGCAAATGGTGCCCCTGGGCCGGCTGGCGGAGCCGGAAGACATCGCCCGCGCCGCCCTTTTCCTCGCCTCTGATGACTCCTCTTATATCACCGGAGTGGTTCTGCCGGTGGATGGCGGCTGGCAGGTCTCTCCCCCGCCCCGCCCCGCAAAATAA
- a CDS encoding zinc-binding dehydrogenase, with the protein MKAAFIVAPKKFEIRDIPMPEISPDEMLVKIAACGVCSSDMPSYLDTSAMHAPFPRRGGHEPAGTVVEVGKNVKGYKAGDRITGFWPAECYAEYVACDPNDRVARGHGSVIEKIPDGIPFEYALGEPLMSLVSITRTATPEFGDFVFQVGCGFMGLGVIAGVAGPKIREYIVADLDDARLKLAKELGATITLNPSRVNVAEEVRKITGGRGVDVAIEVVGHPPGLKMVGEVIKNNRAKIIAVGWHQAPDTYELFNWIKSPIIYSPQGIGMSTDYQSELRRAIWAVQKGVFPMQKLITHQYKLEDIDKAFQDNLNRTPGYIKGVVMPELK; encoded by the coding sequence GTGAAAGCCGCCTTTATCGTCGCCCCTAAAAAGTTTGAAATCAGGGATATCCCCATGCCTGAAATCAGCCCCGATGAGATGCTGGTGAAAATAGCTGCCTGCGGCGTCTGCTCCTCGGACATGCCGTCCTATCTGGACACCAGCGCCATGCATGCCCCTTTTCCCCGCCGCGGCGGCCACGAGCCTGCCGGCACAGTGGTGGAGGTGGGCAAAAACGTTAAGGGCTATAAGGCGGGGGATAGAATCACCGGCTTCTGGCCGGCCGAATGCTACGCCGAGTACGTCGCCTGTGACCCCAACGACCGCGTTGCCCGCGGCCACGGCTCCGTTATCGAGAAGATTCCGGACGGCATCCCCTTCGAGTACGCCCTGGGCGAGCCGCTGATGAGCCTGGTTTCCATTACCCGCACCGCCACCCCGGAGTTCGGCGACTTCGTTTTTCAGGTGGGGTGCGGCTTTATGGGGCTGGGGGTCATCGCCGGCGTGGCCGGCCCCAAGATAAGGGAGTACATCGTCGCTGACCTTGATGATGCCCGCCTCAAGCTGGCTAAAGAGCTGGGTGCCACTATCACCCTCAATCCCTCCAGGGTGAATGTGGCGGAAGAGGTGAGGAAAATCACCGGCGGACGCGGGGTGGATGTGGCTATAGAGGTGGTGGGCCATCCGCCGGGCCTGAAAATGGTCGGGGAAGTGATTAAAAACAACCGCGCCAAGATTATCGCCGTGGGCTGGCACCAGGCCCCGGACACTTACGAGCTGTTCAACTGGATAAAATCGCCCATCATCTACAGCCCGCAGGGCATCGGCATGAGCACGGACTACCAGAGCGAGCTGCGGCGCGCTATCTGGGCGGTGCAAAAGGGGGTCTTCCCCATGCAGAAGCTTATCACCCACCAGTACAAGCTGGAGGATATCGATAAAGCCTTCCAGGACAACCTCAACCGCACCCCCGGCTATATCAAGGGTGTGGTGATGCCGGAGTTAAAATAA
- a CDS encoding amidohydrolase family protein, with the protein MKLGRFIVDTHVHSQRHAAGKALKGSKDFDKLGEVMGQMEAYDNSPRLLYDMQCYGVDMCIIEPAFGMTNPNNVDQVKRYPDKFAACCWPKEYQDRCAAGEEEWKIDGFCQALADLLKTGKYVGIGEMVLIPMRKPKPGQPPRFQTEEEIITNCLKVMEVCRAYKVPMRYHTGTPGGYAIAYHGAQFTYNPLWVHTLAVAMPDVPIILEHAGIEGGWWEWFYECCLHVAASHKNIYLETGRWWTELYFKALNDPSVGAEKLIWGTDWGASLPVYSQLNRYPPGYTRQDLKQGIPRYQVDIWGWSLKQIQRLDINQDDMNLMLGGNASRLFKLPNPGGLTRMFKFVEEPPASPPGH; encoded by the coding sequence ATGAAACTAGGCAGATTTATTGTTGACACTCACGTACATTCCCAGCGCCATGCCGCCGGGAAAGCCCTCAAGGGTTCCAAGGACTTTGACAAACTCGGTGAGGTTATGGGCCAGATGGAAGCCTATGACAACTCGCCCCGCCTGCTTTATGATATGCAGTGCTACGGCGTGGACATGTGCATCATCGAGCCGGCTTTCGGCATGACCAACCCCAATAATGTCGACCAGGTAAAACGCTACCCGGACAAGTTCGCCGCCTGCTGCTGGCCCAAGGAATACCAGGACCGCTGCGCCGCCGGCGAGGAAGAATGGAAAATCGACGGCTTTTGCCAGGCCCTGGCCGACCTGCTTAAGACCGGCAAATACGTCGGCATCGGCGAGATGGTGCTCATCCCCATGCGCAAGCCCAAGCCCGGTCAGCCCCCCCGCTTCCAGACCGAGGAGGAAATCATCACCAACTGCCTTAAGGTTATGGAAGTCTGCCGCGCCTATAAAGTGCCCATGCGCTATCACACCGGCACGCCCGGCGGCTACGCTATCGCCTATCACGGCGCGCAGTTCACCTACAACCCGCTCTGGGTGCATACCCTGGCCGTGGCCATGCCGGATGTGCCCATCATCCTGGAACATGCCGGCATCGAGGGCGGCTGGTGGGAGTGGTTTTACGAGTGCTGTCTGCATGTGGCGGCCAGCCATAAGAACATCTACCTGGAGACCGGCCGCTGGTGGACGGAGCTTTATTTCAAGGCTCTGAACGACCCTTCCGTCGGCGCCGAGAAGCTTATCTGGGGCACGGATTGGGGCGCCAGCCTGCCCGTCTATTCCCAGCTCAACCGCTACCCGCCGGGCTACACCCGCCAGGACCTGAAACAGGGCATCCCGCGGTACCAGGTGGATATCTGGGGCTGGAGTCTCAAGCAGATTCAGCGGCTGGACATCAATCAGGACGATATGAACCTGATGCTGGGCGGCAACGCTTCCCGGCTTTTCAAGCTGCCCAACCCCGGCGGCCTCACCCGCATGTTCAAGTTCGTGGAAGAACCGCCGGCATCCCCGCCGGGACACTAA
- a CDS encoding amidohydrolase family protein: protein MKLGRFVVDTHVHSQRHAAGKALKGSKDFADLGKAMYTVEAYDNSARLIYDMDNYGVDMCVIEPAFGMTNKTNAAQVEKYPQRFVANCNTKEYDDRCKETGEPWTLDGAIAEMARLLDTKKFVGVGEAMPVMPPATPENPYPDQETLIKNMMRMMDLARQYHIPVRYHAGTPGGYAIAYHAWPITYNPLWAHTLAVAYPDVPLILEHAGIEGGWWEWFYEQALHVAASHKNIYLETGRWWTELYSKALNDPSVGAEKLIWGTDWGASLPVYSQLNRYPPGYTRQDLKQGIPRHQVDIWGWSLKQIERLDINQDDMNLMLGGNAVRLYNLKLPGGLTRMFKFVDDAKPAAPGASGSPA, encoded by the coding sequence ATGAAACTGGGAAGATTTGTCGTTGATACCCATGTGCATTCCCAGCGCCATGCCGCCGGGAAAGCCCTCAAAGGTTCTAAGGACTTTGCCGACCTCGGTAAGGCGATGTACACCGTTGAAGCCTACGATAACTCCGCCCGCCTTATTTACGATATGGATAACTACGGCGTGGATATGTGTGTTATCGAGCCGGCTTTCGGCATGACCAACAAGACCAACGCGGCGCAGGTGGAGAAATACCCTCAAAGATTCGTGGCCAACTGCAACACCAAGGAATACGATGACCGGTGCAAAGAGACCGGCGAGCCCTGGACCCTGGACGGCGCTATCGCCGAGATGGCCCGCCTCCTGGATACTAAAAAATTCGTCGGCGTCGGCGAGGCCATGCCGGTTATGCCCCCCGCCACCCCGGAAAACCCGTATCCTGACCAGGAGACGCTTATCAAGAACATGATGCGCATGATGGACCTGGCGCGCCAGTACCATATTCCCGTCCGCTACCACGCCGGCACGCCCGGCGGCTACGCCATCGCCTATCATGCCTGGCCCATCACCTATAACCCCCTGTGGGCGCATACCCTGGCCGTGGCCTATCCTGACGTGCCGCTCATCCTGGAGCACGCCGGCATCGAGGGCGGCTGGTGGGAGTGGTTCTACGAGCAGGCTCTGCATGTCGCCGCCTCGCACAAGAACATCTACCTGGAGACCGGCCGCTGGTGGACGGAGCTTTATTCCAAGGCTCTGAACGACCCCTCCGTCGGCGCCGAGAAGCTTATCTGGGGCACGGACTGGGGCGCCAGTCTGCCCGTCTATTCCCAGCTCAACCGCTACCCGCCGGGCTACACGCGGCAGGACCTGAAACAGGGCATACCCCGCCATCAGGTGGATATCTGGGGTTGGAGTCTCAAGCAGATTGAGCGACTGGACATTAACCAGGACGATATGAACCTGATGCTGGGCGGCAACGCTGTCCGGCTTTACAATCTGAAACTGCCCGGCGGCCTCACCCGTATGTTCAAGTTCGTTGACGATGCTAAGCCCGCAGCGCCGGGGGCCTCCGGCAGCCCTGCCTGA